Below is a window of Penaeus vannamei isolate JL-2024 chromosome 34, ASM4276789v1, whole genome shotgun sequence DNA.
atatatatatatatatatatatatatatatatatatatatgaccgtcACTTAACCTGCCCTCAGCAGTTTTTCTTTGGATTTTACATCCAATTCACGCTTCTACTCTCTCCATTATCCAGATCATTTCTCCAATTACTTCAAGCACATCCAATTTCACATTTAAGGTGAAACAGCAATGACAATGGTTTGAGGATTGAATGCTTTATTGCCGGTGACAACAACACAACCACAGGGGCGTACAAGAAAAGAATATTTGACGAATATAACAGTAAAATAGGTTGCCACGGTAGTACGGGTATGATGCTTATCAGGTcatatgaaataaaaggaaaaatttcTTCGAGGTGATTTCTCATGAAATGATTAAGAGTGCGTACATTTTAGGCAATTATAGACCGGTCCGtgttatgattttcataaaatatatatttttctttaaacaTCACAGATTATTCAATTTAAGACTACTTCAACACGAATAAACATCATTTTCTAAAATCTCAATCGATGAACATTTACAGCGTGCGATGTACGCTGCTATCTATTGATGGCAAACTCATAAGCGCAATTCAGAGGAGATTCGGAACGGGGCTTCGAGTGACACCAGAAGGGGCCTATTGGATCTGACAGGTGTGCACCCCCAAGAACAAGGCGTGTCGTGCATCATGAGTCCGTCGTTCGCAGGGAGCATGCAGCAGTCACAAGGGTCTTTAGGTCCTCTGGTCCGGGGCTCTCGGACGCTGTAGGAACAGATGTGAATTATTTCATTAAAATGGAGCATATTGTGGAAGGAGATACACAACGCAGTCACGGGAGATGGCACTCGCACAGACGTACGTATTATTAATGCTTGAaagcacgtacatatacacatacacagatatatatatatatatatatatatatatatatatatatatatatatatatatatatatatatatatatatttctatctatctatatcgatatgcatgcaactatatatatatatatatatatatatatatatatatatatatatatatatatatatatatatatatatatatatatatagagagagagagagagagagagagagagagagagagagagagaaagagagagagagagagagacaaggggagagagattaataaagagagagtgggtgtgtgtttctctgtgtatgcttgtgcatgtattatacacacacacacacacaaacatacatacatatatatatatatatatatatatatatatatatatatatatatatatatatataaatgtatacatgtaaatatgtgtgtgggtgtgaatgaagAGAAATTTACTTACCGATTAAccgatgattatatatatatatatatatatatatatatatatatatatatatatatatatatatgtaaatatatatatatatatatacatatatatatatatatatatatatatatatatatgtaaatatatataaatacacacacacacacacacacacacacacacacacacacacacacacacacacacacacacacatatatatacacacacacacacacacacacacacacacacacacacacatatatatatatatatatacacacacacacacacacacacacgcacgcacacacacacacacacacatatatatatatatatatatatatatatatatatatatatatatatatgtatatatatatatatatgtatatatatatgtatatatatatttatatatatatatatttacatatatatatatatatatatatatatatatatacatatatatacatatatatatatatatatatatatatatatatatatatatatatatatatatatatatgtgtgtgtgtgtgtgtgtgtgtgtgtgtgtgtgtgtgtgtgtgtgtgtgtgtgtgtgtgtgtgtgtgtatatgtaaatatatatatatatatatatatatatatatatatatatatatatatatatatatatatatatgtgtgtgtgtgtgtgtgtgtgtgtgtgtgtgtgtgtgtgtgtgtgtgtatgtttgtgtatttatatatatatatatatacatatatatatatatatacatatatatatatatatatatatatatatgtattatatatatatatatattatatatatatatatatatatatatatatatatatatatacatatacatacatacatacatacatatatatatatatatatatatatatgtatatatatatacatatatatatatatatatatatatatatatatatatatatatatatatatatatatatatatatatatatataaatatatatatatatatatatatatatatatatatatatatatatatatagatagatagacagacagacagatagatagatagatagatatatagatagatagatttatatatatatatatatatatgtatattcatgtatatatatatatatatatgtgtatatacatacatatatatatatatatatatatatatatatatatatatatatatatatatatatatacatatatatatattcatttatatatacatatttatatatatatatatatatatatatatatatatatatatatatatatatatatatatatatatatatatatatatacatatatatatatatatatattcatatatatatatatatatatatatatatatatatatatatatatatatgtgtgtgtgtgtgtgtgtgtgtgtgtgtgtgtgtgtgtgtgtgtgtgtgtgtgtatctatttatatacatacttatatatgcgtatgtggttgcacacacacacacatatgcatatatgtacacacatgcttTCTGTGCCTTTCTATTTTTGgtgaaaataaacagatattcaGCGTAAACAGACCGTGTTTTCTCGTGATAGCGCATGAGTGGTCGTGATTTACAACAGTTGATGAACAGAGTTGATGAATCGTCTCTTTCGAGCTCAGGAAGTTCCCCGTCCGCCTCAGACTCGGGGAGCATTTCGGCGATGTCAGTCTGCGTCGGTCCCCCTCGCAGCCTTGTTGGAGGTCGGTCTCATCGCTTCCAGAAAAAAAGGTACGTTTGATTGTTCCTCGCCGTCCGTGGCAGACTGTTTTGTGATGATACATTTGGTGACAACCCTCGTGGTGTTTGCAGATGCGTCTGGTTGCCGTGTGTCTATGGCTGGTGGCAGGGACGGTGGTGTCACTGGAGAACGGTGGGGGCATCCTCCATGAGGAACATTTTCCACCCCTTCACCTTAATTGTAGCCAGGTGAGTTTATAAACCTAGGAAGAATGTGGTAAAAGTTTGTTAGgtgtatatgcaaaatatatagaaGAGAAGCATATCTTTCAACACATTGGATACGGTGCGTGCTCTGTCCACTGCGTTTTCTTACGAATGCGTTACACACAGAGGGCTCTGAAAGGGTCAGCCCCCAGGGAGTCAGTCAGTAGGTCTGACGTGACACGGGATTTCCCATTCCTTGCATTTTCAGGGGGTATATATAATGCTCTCCTTATCGATATACTTACCATTGCTAAAATCATAATGTTATTTAAATACCAACACCAATATAAGGTCTAAAATAAGtacgaaaatcaaggaaaagggtaaatgggTGCCAGCGTTAGGATTAGGAATCGTCTCCGCGTGATTCGACTTCTGTAGAGCCATCTGCGGAAACCCAATGAACAAACGACAATCACCGTGGATATGCCATTCCGCTTAGTGCATGTGAgagcgtttgtgtatatacacgagTAACTCTAAATGCTCCTTCGCTGCCACAGAGCCTCACAGACCTGATCTTGCTGCGCCAAGAAATCCAGCTGAAAgaactgaaggaggaggagaaagcgtcTGCAGGGATCTTGAGGGAGATGGCGGACATCTTGACTGATATCAAAAATACTTTGAGGCAGAACCGCACGTCAGGTGAGACAGGAATGCCTACCTGAAGAAATGCCTCAGTTTTGTATTTGCCTTCCCTGCAATATGaacgtttttatttctattccgtGCAGGAGTATCTTGCCCAGACAACTTTATGAACTTCGGGGACACTTGTTTATACCTTGCCAAGGACAAGGACGTAAATTGGGAAATTGCTCGGGTCTACTGCCAGGGCTTGGGAGGAGACTTGGCCGTGTTCCGAGACGCCAATGCATACGCAGATGCTCTTGGCTACGTTAAGGCTTCAGGTTGGTTCTGCCTCGCACTTTTCAccttattttacttatttccaGGGCCGTCTGAATTGAAAGATGCCGAATGGCGTAATAAAACTCAACCTTAAACATTAGTTCATGTATGATTGATTGGAGAGAATGGCAAGCAAAGTCTTTCTTCACAATTCAACAAGTTACTATGCTAGTACCGTTCATAATAAAGGAAAAGCAAAATGTATGGGCTACGGCTTATTCATCCATTAATCATTCTGTACTttatatacgtaaatgcataaTTTCAAAATAGAAGCCCGGAAGTGCTTAAAAACTACTTTCCAGACGTTCTTGATTAAATGTCATATGTTGTAATTCCATTGCCAGGCATTGATGGATCGGCGGATGTGTGGGTGGGCGCGAACGACCTCTcactggagggggagtggaagtgggTGACGGGTGAAGACATGCCAAGAGGAACTCCCTTTTGGGGACATCATAATAAGTAAGCCATTCTTTTTCTCAGACTGTAAATAGTGAATATACTggactattactgctactattattgcaTAGGGTTAATATGTATAaccatgtatctatctctgcatgacatagatgaatacatatagcacagacacatatacagaccACCTGACGGTCTACAAACCAAGGCCAGAGGTCTTTCCATTGTTGGAGATTTTTCTCGATGTTTTACTATAAGATCAACACGAATCACGCACAtaagtgtgtttacatacatacatgcatacttacatatatgcatacatacatacatgcacatacatatatacctgcatgcacacacacacacacacacacacacacacacacacacacacacacacacacacacacacacacacacacacacacacacacacacacatacacacacacacacacacacacacacacacacacacacacacacacacacacacacacacacacacacacacacacacacacacacacacacacacacacacacacacacacacacacacacacacacacacacacgagcgcacgcacgcacacatatatttatgtatatatagtgagtgtgtgtatataagtacatacacacaaacatgaatatgaatatatatatatatatatatatatatatatatatatatatatatgtatatatatatgtatatatatgtatatatatatgtatatatatatgtatatatatatgtatatatatatgtatatatatatgtatatatatatgtatatatatatgtatatatatatgtatatatatgtatatatatatgtatatatatgtatatatatgtatatatatatgtatatatatatgtatatatatgtatatatatatgtatatatatatgtatatatatatgtatatatatatgtatatatatatgtatatatatatgtatatatatatgtatatatatatatatatgtatatatatatatgtatatatatatgtatatatatatatatgtatatatatatgtatatatatatgtatatatatatgtatatatatatgtatatatatatgtatatatatatgtatatatatatgtatatatatatgtatatatatatatgtatatatatatgtatatatatatatgtatatatatatatatgtatatatatatgtatatatatatgtatatatatatgtatatatatatgtatatatatatgtatatatatatgtatatatatatgtatatatatatgtatatatatatgtatatatatatgtatatatatatgtatatatatatgtatatatatatgtatatatatatgtatatatatatgtatatatatatgtatatatatatgtatatatatatgtatatatatatgtatatatatatgtatatatatatgtatatatatatgtatatatatatgtatatatatatgtatatatatatgtatatatatatgtatatatatatatatgtatatatatatgtatatatatatgtatatatatatatatatatatgtatatatatatgtatatatatatgtatatatatgtatatatatatatgtatatatatatatgtatatatatatatgtatatatatatatgtatatatatatatgtatatatatatatgtatatatatatgtatatatatatgtatatatatgtatatatatatatatgtatatatatatgtatatatatatatgtatatatatatgtatatatatatatgtatatatatatatgtatatatatatatgtatatatatatatgtatatatatatatatatgtatatatatatatgtatatatatatgtatatatatatatgtatatatatatgtatatatatatatgtatatatatatatgtatatatatatgtatatatatatgtatatatgtatatatatatatgtatatatgtatatatatatgtatatatatatatgtatatatatatatgtatatatatatatgtatatatatatgtatatatatatatgtatatatatatatatatatatatatgtatatatatatatatatatatatatgtatatatatatatatgtatatatatatatgtatatatatatatgtatatatatatatgtatatatatatatgtatatatatatatgtatatatatatgtatatatatatatgtatatatatatatgtatatatatatgtatatatatatatgtatatatatatgtatatatatatatatgtatatatatatgtatatatatatatatgtatatatatatatgtatatatatatatatgtatatatatatatatgtatatatatatatgtatatatatgtatatatatatatgtatatatatatgtatatatatatgtatatatatatgtatatatatatgtatatatatatgtatatatatatgtatatatatatgtatatatatatgtatatatatgtatatatatatatgtatatatatatatgtatatatatatatgtatatatatatgtatatatatatatgtatatatatatgtatatatatatgtatatatatatatgtatatatatatatgtatatatatatatgtatatatatatatgtatatatatatatgtatatatatatatatatgtatatatatatgtatatatatatgtatatatatatgtatatatatatatgtatatatatatatgtatatatatatatgtatatatatatgtatatatatatatatatgtatatatatatatgtatatatatgtatatatatatatgtatatatatatgtatatatatatgtatatatatatatgtatatatatatatgtatatatatatatgtatatatatatatgtatatatatatgtatatatatatgtatatatatatatgtatatatatatgtatatatatatgtatatatatatgtatatatatatgtatatatatatatgtatatatatatatgtatatatatatatgtatatatatatatgtatatatatatgtatatatatgtatatatatatatatgtatatatatatatgtatatatatatgtatatatatatgtatatatatatatgtgtatatatatatgtgtatatatatatgtgtatatatatatgtatatatatatatgtatatatatatatatatgtatatatatatgtatatatatatgtatatatatatgtatatatatatatgtatatatatatatgtatatatatatatgtatatatatatatgtatatatatatatatgtatatatatatgtatatatatatgtatatatatatatgtatatatatatgtatatatatatgtatatatatatatgtatatatatatatatgtatatatatatatgtatatatatatatgtatatatatatgtatatatatatgtatatatatatatgtatatatatatatgtatatatatgtatatatatatgtatatatatatgtatatatatatatgtatatatatatatatatatatatatatatatatatatatatatatatatatatatgagtgtgtgtgtgtgtgtgtgtgtgtgtgtgtgtgtgtgtgtgtgtgtgtgtatatacatatatatatgtatatgtatatatatatgtatatatatatgtatatgtatatgtgtatatatatataaatatgtatatatatatatgtatacatatctgtatataaatatgtatacatatctgtatatatatttatatatatgtacatatatgtatatatatacatatatatatatacacacacacacacacacacacacacacacacacacacacacacacacacacacacacacatatatatatatatatatatatatatatatatatatatatatgtgtgtgtgtgtgtgtgtgtgtgtgtgtgtgtgtgtgtgtgtgtgtgtgtgtgtgtatatatatatatatatatgtatatatatatatatatatatatgtatatatatatgtatatatatatgtatatatatgtatatatatgtgtatatatatgtatatatgtatatatatatatatgtatgtatatatatatatgtatatatatatatatatatatatatatatatatatatgtatgtatatatatatgtgtatgtatatatatatgtatatatgtatatatatatgtatatatatatatatatatatacatatatatatatatatatatatatatatatatatatatatatatatacgtatatatatatatatatatatatatatatatatatatatatttacttatatatatatatgtatatatatatatgtatatatatatatgtatatatatatgtatatatatatatatatgtatatatatatacatatatgtatatatatatatatgtatatatatgtatatatatatgtatatatatatatgtatatatatatatatatatatatatatatatatatatatatatatatatatatatatatatgtgtgtgtgtgtgtgtgtgtgagtgtgtgtgtgtgtgtgtgtgtgtatatgtatatatatatatatgtatatatgtatatatatgtatatatatatgtatgtatatatatatgtatatatatgtatatatacatatgtatatatgtatatatatatgtatatatgtatatacatatatatatgtatatatatacatatatatatgtatatattcatatatatatgtatatatgtatatatatatgtacataatatatatatacatatatatacatatatatatccatatatatatacatatatatccatatatatatatgtatgtatatatatatat
It encodes the following:
- the LOC113816215 gene encoding perlucin-like protein, whose product is MRLVAVCLWLVAGTVVSLENGGGILHEEHFPPLHLNCSQSLTDLILLRQEIQLKELKEEEKASAGILREMADILTDIKNTLRQNRTSGVSCPDNFMNFGDTCLYLAKDKDVNWEIARVYCQGLGGDLAVFRDANAYADALGYVKASGIDGSADVWVGANDLSLEGEWKWVTGEDMPRGTPFWGHHNNNREPTGGASQNCGFLKGNDGFLIHDAPCDWKRNPLCQKKHDQGHVSD